The DNA region ATTTTCGGCGACCAGACTCCGAAACTCCGGCCTTCCGGCCGGATTTCGGATCACTTCTTGCCGGCCGGAGCCTTGGCTGCCGGAGCCGCCTTGGCCGCCGCAGGCGCCGCCGCAGCGGCAGCCGCCGGGGCCGCCTCGTCCTTGAAGCCGGACGGCGCGACGATGGTCACCAGCGTCGGGTTCTCGTCCTTGGCCGCCGCCAGCACGCCTTCCGGCAGGGTGATGTCGCCGAGATGGACCGACTGGTTGATCTCGAGGCCGGTGAGGTCGATCTCGATGGCGGTCGGAATGGCCTCGGGCGGGCACAGCAGCGCGAGCTTGTGCTCGACGATGTTGACGGCGCCGCCGCGCTTCACGCCCGGCGAGGCTTCCGGCTTGATCACGTGGATCGGCACCTCGACGCGGATCTTGTGGCCGGCGACCAGACGCTGGAAATCGACGTGGATCGGCAGGTCGGTCACCGGGTGGAGCTGGTAGTCGCGCGGGATGACGCGGTGCTTCTCGCCGTCGAGCTCGATGTCGAACACGGTGGTGAGGAACCGGCCGGCATAGATGCGGGTGCGGATCTCGTCGGCTTCGAGCGAAATCGTGATGGGGGGCAGCTTGGCGCCGTAGATCACGGCCGGGGTGCGGTCGGCACGACGTTCGGCACGCGCGGCCCCCTTGCCGCTGCGCGGACGCGCCGTCGCCTTGAGTTCGCGAATGGTGGTCATGGTATCCTCAAGATGGAAAACGCCGCCCCGTGGGCGGCTTTCGAGCATCCGCCGATCCAAATGGATCATGCGGCTGCTCTAAGTTTTTGAGTTATCGCATTTTCTTCGCAAAACCGGTTCCCACTTTTGCGGAAAATGCTCCAGAGCCCGCGCGTCGCCTCCAGGGGTGCGAAGGCGCGCAGGGACGCGCGTACATAGCGGCGATGCGGGTCAAGTTCAACTCGCGGCGGGCGAAAGTGCCGGGCGCCTCAGCCCGCGAACCCCGCGAGCGGGCCGAGCTTGGGGTCGGCGATCGCCAGCGCCTTGAACAGACTGCCCATGGCGTCCGGGGCGGTGAGCCGGTGCAATGCGGCGTCGATGTCCTGGGCTTGGCCGGGCGCGGCCGCCTTCAGCCGCGCTGCCCGCACCGCGATGCCGAGCGCGGCGAGAAATGCCCCCTGCGTCACCGGGCCGTGGACGGCGGCCCCTTCCGCGCGGGCCGCCGCCGCAAGCGATGCGAAATCGACATGGCTCGTCAGGTCGGCCTCGCCGGGCTCCGCCAGCGGGTCGGCGAAGGCGTGGCCCTTCACCGCCTGCAGCGTGTCGCCGGGGCTGCTTCGGGTGTGGCCGTAATCGACGATCAGCGCCGCGCCGCCGTGCGCGACCAGCCGCCGGGCGATCTCGCGCGCCACCGCCGCCCGCTCGGGCGACAGTTCGATCAGGCTGCCCGGCGGGGCTGCGCGGAGCGGCGCCGGCACCAGGGCGTCGGGCAGGCGGGCCGGCGACAGGCCGAAGGCGAGGCGGCTCTCGGCGTCGAGCCCCACCTGCCGCTCGTGCCAGCCATCGGCGGCGCGCACGAGCTGGGTCACCGGCAGGGCGTCGAGGAACTCGTTGGCGACGATCAGGCTCGGGCCTTCCGGCACATCCTCCAGCCGGGCATGCCAGATGACCGGCACGCCGGCCGCGGCGAGTGCCGTGCGCTGGCACGCCTGCAATGCAGGGCTGGTCTCCACCAGATGCACGGCAAGGCTGGCCCGCAGCGCCGGCACAACCTTCAGTGCCCGCAGCGCATCGGCCATCAGCGTGCCGCGGCCGGGGCCGAGCTCGACCAGCGCCACCCGCTCCGGCGCGCCCATGCGGCTCCAGGCGTCGGCGCACCACAGGCCGATCAGCTCGCCGAACATCTGCGAGATCTCCGGCGCGGTGAC from Blastochloris tepida includes:
- a CDS encoding 50S ribosomal protein L25/general stress protein Ctc, which encodes MTTIRELKATARPRSGKGAARAERRADRTPAVIYGAKLPPITISLEADEIRTRIYAGRFLTTVFDIELDGEKHRVIPRDYQLHPVTDLPIHVDFQRLVAGHKIRVEVPIHVIKPEASPGVKRGGAVNIVEHKLALLCPPEAIPTAIEIDLTGLEINQSVHLGDITLPEGVLAAAKDENPTLVTIVAPSGFKDEAAPAAAAAAAPAAAKAAPAAKAPAGKK
- a CDS encoding class I SAM-dependent methyltransferase; amino-acid sequence: MTPLGRELADLIRADGPIPVARFMALCLGHPRHGYYLTRDPLGRAGDFVTAPEISQMFGELIGLWCADAWSRMGAPERVALVELGPGRGTLMADALRALKVVPALRASLAVHLVETSPALQACQRTALAAAGVPVIWHARLEDVPEGPSLIVANEFLDALPVTQLVRAADGWHERQVGLDAESRLAFGLSPARLPDALVPAPLRAAPPGSLIELSPERAAVAREIARRLVAHGGAALIVDYGHTRSSPGDTLQAVKGHAFADPLAEPGEADLTSHVDFASLAAAARAEGAAVHGPVTQGAFLAALGIAVRAARLKAAAPGQAQDIDAALHRLTAPDAMGSLFKALAIADPKLGPLAGFAG